One segment of Curtobacterium sp. MR_MD2014 DNA contains the following:
- the ybaK gene encoding Cys-tRNA(Pro) deacylase, with the protein MTAGSPSTPATLALERAGIPFTPHVYEHHETATNFGEEAAAALGLREDQVFKTLVVSVDGQLAVAVVPVANRLDLKAIAAALGGKKATLAQPALAEKRTGYVVGGISPVGQKTSLRTVVDETALEHPSIFVSGGRRGFDIEVAPADLVRVTGASTAAIART; encoded by the coding sequence ATGACCGCAGGATCGCCGAGCACCCCAGCGACCCTCGCCCTGGAGCGGGCGGGGATCCCGTTCACGCCGCACGTCTACGAGCACCACGAGACCGCGACCAACTTCGGTGAGGAGGCCGCCGCGGCACTGGGGCTCCGTGAGGACCAGGTGTTCAAGACGCTCGTCGTCTCGGTGGACGGGCAGCTGGCCGTGGCGGTCGTGCCGGTCGCGAACCGCCTGGACCTCAAGGCCATCGCAGCTGCCCTCGGCGGCAAGAAGGCGACGCTCGCCCAACCTGCCCTCGCCGAGAAGCGGACCGGGTACGTGGTGGGCGGGATCAGTCCGGTCGGACAGAAGACCAGCCTGCGGACGGTCGTCGACGAGACCGCGCTCGAGCACCCGAGCATCTTCGTCTCCGGCGGGCGCCGCGGGTTCGACATCGAGGTCGCGCCGGCCGACCTGGTCCGCGTCACCGGCGCCTCCACGGCGGCCATCGCGAGGACCTGA
- a CDS encoding YidC/Oxa1 family membrane protein insertase gives MDITTLPVVGDLLRAGVDLLTALTAALSPVAGGAAAALAVVALTLGVRIVLVPLAVLQVRAERDRRRLAPQLAALRRRHGADTRRLQEAVQRLYTSERVSPLAGCLPVLAQAPVLSLVYALFTHASIAGAANALLDATLVGIPLGHTLLVALASPLWSHAWVVLVLLVVMAVVVEASRRATVHWNPTAEPAAGTPGAGPAAALARWAPFASVVLAAVVPLAATLYVVTSAVWTLGERAVLRRIVR, from the coding sequence ATGGACATCACCACCCTGCCCGTCGTCGGCGACCTGCTGCGCGCCGGCGTCGACCTGCTCACCGCGCTCACCGCAGCCCTGTCCCCCGTCGCCGGTGGCGCCGCAGCGGCGCTCGCCGTCGTGGCGCTCACCCTGGGCGTGCGCATCGTGCTCGTCCCGCTCGCCGTCCTGCAGGTGCGGGCCGAGCGCGACCGGCGTCGACTCGCCCCGCAGCTCGCCGCCCTCCGCAGGCGCCACGGTGCGGACACGCGACGCCTCCAGGAGGCCGTGCAGCGCCTGTACACCTCCGAGCGCGTCTCCCCGCTGGCCGGGTGCCTCCCGGTGCTCGCGCAGGCTCCGGTCCTCTCGCTCGTGTACGCGCTCTTCACGCACGCGTCGATCGCCGGCGCCGCGAACGCCCTGCTCGACGCGACACTGGTCGGGATCCCGCTCGGGCACACGCTCCTGGTGGCGCTCGCGTCGCCGCTGTGGAGCCACGCCTGGGTGGTACTCGTGCTGCTCGTCGTGATGGCGGTGGTGGTCGAGGCGTCGCGCCGGGCCACCGTGCACTGGAACCCGACGGCGGAGCCGGCCGCCGGTACGCCCGGGGCCGGTCCGGCCGCTGCCCTGGCGCGCTGGGCGCCCTTCGCGTCGGTCGTCCTCGCCGCGGTCGTCCCGCTCGCCGCGACGCTCTACGTCGTCACGAGCGCCGTCTGGACCCTCGGGGAACGCGCGGTGCTGCGCCGGATCGTCCGCTGA